One window from the genome of Cyclobacterium amurskyense encodes:
- a CDS encoding Uma2 family endonuclease, producing the protein MEVKKPDNVNEPDLEYGNYSYADYLKWQIEEVVELIKGKAFKKAAAAPKRIHQQISIKLAAKLYYFLEDKSCQVYDAPFDVRFPKASKADHLIHDVVQPDICVICDREKLDDRGCIGAPDLIVEILSPSNSKTELKHKFKLYESNGVQEYWIIHAETQDLLIYSLSNGKYVPSLLLTSGDVAESKAIQGFKLDLEEFFGDIE; encoded by the coding sequence ATGGAAGTCAAAAAACCGGATAATGTCAATGAACCGGATTTGGAATATGGGAATTATTCCTATGCCGATTACCTGAAATGGCAGATAGAGGAAGTGGTCGAACTGATCAAAGGGAAAGCCTTTAAAAAAGCTGCTGCTGCCCCAAAACGTATCCATCAGCAAATTTCAATAAAGTTGGCTGCTAAACTCTATTACTTTTTGGAAGACAAATCATGTCAAGTTTACGATGCACCCTTCGATGTGCGTTTTCCAAAAGCATCCAAAGCAGATCATTTAATTCATGATGTGGTTCAGCCGGATATCTGCGTGATTTGTGATCGGGAAAAATTGGATGACAGAGGCTGCATAGGAGCGCCAGACTTGATTGTGGAAATCCTATCCCCTAGCAACAGTAAAACCGAATTGAAGCATAAGTTTAAGCTTTATGAGTCCAATGGAGTTCAGGAATATTGGATCATTCATGCTGAAACCCAGGATTTGTTAATCTATAGTCTTTCTAATGGAAAATATGTCCCCTCCCTTTTGCTTACCTCCGGAGATGTGGCAGAGTCAAAGGCGATCCAAGGGTTTAAACTGGACTTAGAGGAGTTTTTTGGGGATATAGAATAG
- a CDS encoding aminotransferase class V-fold PLP-dependent enzyme — MISRRKVINILSSLPFGGLFLGALLGTNSARSMPTTTVSPSKKALGKSIYDSIGVRPLINARGTVTVVGATRILPEVQVAMDEAVKDFVQIDELMNGVGLRLAEVTGAEWGVVSSGASAAISIATAGCVTGGDPDKIWQIPNLDGMKDEVIIPSYSRSAYDAAAKAVGVRMVEVNSPEELKAALGPRTAMIMVLASGASEDGPLSLKIIAALAKPLKVPILVDAAAEGLEVPNPHIAQGADMVAYSGGKYLRGPQCAGLLIGRKDLVQAAWITSAPHHGFGRGFKVGREEIMGMLTAVEMWKKRDHTEEWRMWISWANYISHRLEQVPGVKTEILLPKGRSNRSPSLHVEWDISLIPLTGQDVEELLWENNPRIAVSGAGSYLPFPPNMEPNIRINPSQLTAGEEKVIAKSVYELLSNPPQMQKPSGLAAFNLSGLWDLEIQFVASIVNQTFMLEQKGNDIFGTHHASFGARELTGTLHGNDILIRSSYTSQGVRLNFQFTGVVSKDNMDGIMSLGEYGRAEWKAKRRQY, encoded by the coding sequence ATGATTAGCAGAAGAAAAGTAATAAATATTTTATCAAGCCTGCCATTTGGAGGTCTGTTTTTAGGAGCACTTCTGGGTACAAATAGTGCCAGGTCAATGCCTACCACTACTGTGTCCCCAAGTAAAAAGGCTCTTGGAAAAAGCATATATGACTCGATTGGAGTACGGCCACTAATTAATGCCCGAGGCACTGTTACTGTCGTTGGTGCAACTCGGATCTTGCCTGAAGTACAGGTGGCGATGGACGAAGCGGTGAAGGACTTTGTTCAAATTGATGAACTGATGAATGGAGTAGGGCTTCGCCTAGCAGAAGTAACAGGGGCGGAATGGGGCGTGGTGTCTTCAGGTGCATCCGCTGCAATATCTATTGCGACAGCCGGTTGTGTGACAGGAGGCGACCCTGATAAGATTTGGCAAATCCCCAATCTGGATGGAATGAAGGATGAAGTGATTATTCCTTCTTATTCTCGATCGGCCTATGATGCTGCAGCAAAGGCGGTGGGAGTGAGAATGGTAGAGGTGAATAGCCCCGAAGAATTAAAAGCTGCCTTGGGTCCCCGAACAGCTATGATTATGGTCTTGGCCAGTGGTGCATCTGAGGACGGGCCTCTCTCGCTGAAAATAATCGCGGCTCTTGCCAAGCCACTTAAAGTGCCAATCCTTGTGGATGCAGCGGCTGAGGGCCTAGAAGTCCCAAATCCACATATAGCCCAAGGGGCAGATATGGTGGCCTATAGTGGAGGTAAATATTTGCGAGGCCCACAATGTGCCGGCTTATTGATAGGACGCAAAGACTTGGTCCAAGCTGCTTGGATCACTAGTGCGCCCCACCATGGTTTTGGACGTGGGTTTAAGGTGGGACGAGAGGAGATAATGGGGATGCTGACAGCAGTAGAAATGTGGAAAAAACGGGATCATACAGAAGAGTGGAGGATGTGGATTTCGTGGGCCAATTACATCTCCCATCGTCTGGAACAGGTTCCTGGGGTGAAGACAGAGATTCTTCTCCCAAAAGGAAGATCCAATCGATCACCTTCTCTTCATGTGGAATGGGATATTTCTTTAATTCCACTCACAGGCCAAGATGTTGAAGAACTTTTGTGGGAAAACAATCCCCGAATTGCTGTCAGCGGTGCTGGTAGTTACCTACCTTTCCCTCCAAATATGGAGCCTAACATACGGATCAACCCTTCCCAACTTACAGCAGGCGAGGAGAAGGTAATCGCTAAATCCGTTTATGAGTTGCTTTCCAATCCACCTCAGATGCAAAAGCCTAGTGGTCTTGCTGCGTTTAACTTAAGTGGCCTTTGGGACCTAGAGATACAATTCGTCGCAAGCATTGTGAACCAAACTTTCATGCTTGAACAAAAAGGAAATGATATTTTTGGTACCCACCATGCTAGTTTTGGAGCTCGTGAGCTAACAGGTACGCTTCATGGCAATGATATTTTGATTCGAAGTTCCTATACTAGCCAAGGAGTACGCCTTAATTTCCAATTTACAGGAGTAGTGAGTAAGGATAATATGGACGGTATAATGAGTTTGGGTGAATACGGCAGGGCAGAATGGAAGGCAAAACGGCGACAATATTAA
- a CDS encoding VCBS repeat-containing protein, with amino-acid sequence MKISVVALTFFILFGCSEVKDENYLFRSIDPTVSKLDFTNELKETNNLSILYYLYFYNGGGVAIGDINNDGLQDLFFTGNQVPNKLFLNKGNMEFEDITVNAGIAGHSDWNTGVTMADINGDGHLDIYVCAVVGIHGLKGKNELFINNGDLTFSEKGKEFGLDFKNYSTMASFFDYDNDGDLDMYLLNHSVHTDNSYGPAAIRNERINESGDKLLRNENGKFIDVSEEAGIFGGANGYGLGLATADFNNDGFTDLYISNDFHEDDYYYINNGDGTFSEQLKEKFSQVSRFSMGNDAVDINQDGFVDIVTLDMLPEDEKVLKSSMSDDPIYTHDLKIERLNYQPQYARNMLQINRGGEYFQEVALYSGISATDWSWSPLFGDFDLDGKQDLFISTGISRRPNDHDYINYISSEEVERQFNASNKLDQEALNKMPSGKVKNYIFKGEENILFTDYSGKWISPEENLSTGAAWADLDNDGDLDLVTNNINEPATLYRNDLDGNSAYLKIKVDFIAPNNFGIGTKVFTWHQGNMQMKQLFTSRGFQSSSEPLIHFGYGNLQQVDSLYVIWPDNSIEKKYDIALNQTLDLIPSEVRDKVDYLEIFPKPETWFQKVEALSGLDYKHQENRFIDFNHQRLIPYKISDRGPAVVVKDLDGNGSHDIFFGGAKSQSSRIFLQNGNGFVEKHYSAIAFDSLREDVSAIIEDLNNDGINDLFVVSAGGEFSTNNEALKDRLLINDGKDFKRQELPSYSENGSVVKAHDYDKDGDIDLFIGGAAVSKDFGKIPKSVLLKNEVGTFKIIENEVLENVGMVTDAVWTDFDGDSWVDLIVVGEWMSPRFFQNHEGILKDVTEEILDQKLTGLWQAIIPFDINGDGEMDYLLGNWGLNSKFSSKENFPLKMYYADFDENGSTETIVAYEKDENYYTVAGLDELGSQMNFLKRKFTSYKDFAGKPLEELFDDEQLENANLLTAEQLASGYLLNVNGNFKFESFEASLQVAPLTTFLKYDFDGDGKEEVMAGGNYFGVSPYHGRLGSLSGNTISSEGKIIEGYQLGLKFSQKAVRGLDIINLNGTHYVLVTFNNDKPDFYKLRQVNQSQK; translated from the coding sequence ATGAAAATAAGTGTTGTTGCGCTCACATTTTTTATTCTTTTTGGATGCTCAGAAGTAAAGGATGAAAATTACCTGTTTAGATCAATTGACCCCACTGTTTCAAAACTTGATTTCACCAATGAGTTAAAAGAAACCAATAACCTGAGTATTCTATATTATCTCTATTTCTACAATGGGGGAGGAGTAGCCATAGGGGATATCAATAATGATGGTCTTCAGGACCTGTTTTTCACCGGAAATCAAGTTCCCAATAAGTTATTTTTAAATAAAGGGAATATGGAATTCGAGGACATAACGGTAAATGCTGGAATTGCTGGTCATTCTGATTGGAATACAGGGGTAACGATGGCTGATATAAATGGCGATGGACATCTTGATATTTATGTATGTGCAGTAGTAGGTATCCATGGGTTGAAGGGTAAGAATGAATTGTTTATAAACAATGGTGACCTCACCTTTAGTGAAAAAGGGAAGGAATTCGGTTTGGATTTTAAAAACTATTCTACAATGGCTTCATTCTTTGATTATGACAATGATGGAGACTTAGACATGTACCTATTAAACCACTCCGTGCATACCGATAACTCATATGGTCCTGCAGCTATAAGGAATGAGCGGATAAATGAAAGTGGCGATAAATTGCTAAGAAATGAAAATGGAAAATTTATAGATGTCAGCGAAGAGGCGGGTATTTTCGGTGGGGCCAATGGTTATGGTCTCGGTTTGGCAACAGCAGATTTTAACAATGATGGATTTACAGATCTTTATATAAGCAACGATTTTCACGAAGACGATTATTACTATATCAACAATGGAGATGGTACATTCAGCGAACAACTGAAGGAGAAGTTCAGCCAGGTAAGCAGGTTTTCTATGGGCAATGATGCTGTGGACATCAATCAAGATGGCTTTGTAGATATTGTCACCTTGGATATGTTACCTGAAGATGAAAAAGTACTTAAATCATCCATGAGTGATGATCCCATTTATACGCATGACCTGAAAATAGAACGCCTCAACTACCAACCTCAATACGCTAGGAATATGTTGCAAATCAACCGAGGCGGAGAATATTTTCAGGAAGTAGCCTTGTATAGTGGAATTTCAGCGACTGACTGGAGCTGGAGTCCTCTCTTCGGGGATTTTGACCTTGATGGCAAGCAGGACTTGTTTATTTCTACAGGCATATCCCGCAGACCCAATGATCATGATTATATCAATTACATCTCAAGTGAGGAAGTAGAACGCCAATTTAATGCTTCCAATAAATTGGATCAGGAAGCATTGAATAAAATGCCTTCTGGGAAAGTCAAAAATTATATTTTTAAAGGGGAGGAAAATATCTTATTTACTGATTATTCTGGCAAATGGATTTCCCCTGAGGAAAATTTATCTACTGGAGCTGCTTGGGCGGATTTGGACAATGATGGTGACCTGGATTTGGTAACCAATAATATCAATGAACCTGCAACTTTGTACAGGAATGACTTGGATGGAAATTCGGCCTATTTAAAAATAAAGGTAGATTTTATCGCTCCAAATAATTTTGGGATTGGAACCAAGGTCTTTACTTGGCATCAAGGGAACATGCAAATGAAGCAATTATTTACATCAAGAGGTTTTCAGTCTTCCTCTGAACCTTTGATACATTTCGGTTACGGAAACTTACAACAAGTAGATTCCCTGTATGTGATTTGGCCTGACAATTCCATAGAAAAAAAATATGATATCGCATTGAATCAAACCTTAGATTTAATACCATCAGAAGTTCGCGATAAGGTAGATTATTTAGAAATCTTCCCCAAACCCGAAACGTGGTTCCAAAAAGTCGAGGCTTTATCGGGATTGGATTATAAACATCAAGAAAACAGGTTCATAGATTTCAATCACCAACGGCTTATTCCCTATAAAATTTCTGACCGAGGACCTGCAGTCGTAGTCAAAGACCTTGATGGAAATGGTAGTCATGACATTTTCTTTGGAGGGGCTAAATCTCAATCCTCTAGAATCTTTCTTCAGAATGGGAATGGCTTTGTTGAAAAACATTACAGTGCAATCGCTTTTGATTCTTTACGTGAAGATGTGTCGGCTATAATAGAAGATTTGAATAATGATGGGATAAATGACCTGTTTGTGGTTTCGGCAGGAGGAGAGTTTTCCACGAATAATGAAGCATTGAAAGACCGGCTATTGATCAATGACGGAAAGGATTTTAAAAGACAAGAACTACCTTCTTACAGTGAAAATGGTTCGGTTGTAAAAGCGCATGATTATGACAAAGATGGTGATATAGATCTATTTATTGGTGGAGCTGCAGTTTCAAAAGATTTTGGAAAAATTCCTAAATCTGTGCTCTTGAAAAATGAGGTCGGTACTTTTAAAATAATTGAAAATGAAGTACTGGAGAATGTTGGAATGGTGACGGATGCCGTCTGGACAGATTTTGACGGGGATTCTTGGGTGGATCTAATCGTAGTAGGAGAGTGGATGTCTCCCAGGTTTTTTCAAAATCATGAAGGGATTTTAAAGGACGTTACAGAAGAGATTTTGGATCAAAAGTTAACTGGTCTATGGCAAGCCATTATTCCATTTGATATTAATGGAGATGGAGAAATGGATTATTTATTGGGGAATTGGGGCTTAAACAGCAAATTCAGTTCTAAAGAAAATTTCCCCTTAAAGATGTATTATGCAGATTTTGATGAAAATGGGAGCACAGAAACCATAGTGGCTTATGAAAAAGATGAAAATTATTATACCGTTGCGGGCTTGGATGAACTAGGGAGTCAAATGAACTTTCTTAAAAGAAAGTTTACTTCTTATAAGGATTTTGCTGGTAAACCCTTGGAGGAGCTATTTGACGATGAGCAATTGGAAAATGCCAACCTTCTTACAGCAGAGCAATTGGCATCCGGATACCTGCTTAATGTAAATGGTAACTTTAAGTTTGAAAGTTTTGAGGCTTCCTTACAAGTAGCACCTTTGACTACTTTTTTAAAGTATGATTTTGATGGAGATGGAAAGGAAGAAGTCATGGCAGGTGGGAATTATTTTGGTGTATCCCCATATCATGGTCGCCTTGGAAGTCTTTCAGGAAATACAATTTCTTCAGAAGGAAAAATAATAGAAGGATATCAGCTTGGTTTAAAGTTCAGCCAAAAAGCTGTAAGAGGTTTAGACATAATCAACCTTAATGGTACCCATTATGTCTTGGTTACATTTAACAATGATAAACCAGATTTCTATAAACTAAGACAGGTGAATCAAAGCCAAAAATAG
- a CDS encoding RagB/SusD family nutrient uptake outer membrane protein: MKLTKYILILFTVIITSCSLDEVWYDRVVPETFFKTEGDVLAALYRPFTHARWYLTGDRWVAQEFSGDHFARTTKGRHWYDGGRYARYQHHEWTPDESQLFGTWRGTLQGVALALDVKQDLGKLNYQELALSEEDKAAHLGQLDALIAFFYLRGLDFYGGLPIFTSLDQENVPRSTDKETFDHIESLLKQALIDLSVKVDGAPQEGAITKGAAAVMLARLYFNAEAYIGVPMYDEAAEISKAILNNEYGNYSLDTDWNGPHDFENDQSPEIIWSIPSEFNRLEYTHYGHMYHYNSRVYFDVDLGSNNGTHLQPSRMPDGTLYSEEFKLGSPYEKFEDTDLRKKPFKYFGSGSYEGMFLVGPQISPITGEQVIGNEEYNGKPLEFVDKVGRFSEIGSTYSSIEDIPSNIGAGEENTGIRLVKIPVPSSQDLTLRWAADHPVFRLAEVYLMLAECQLRLGEEAEAAELINTVRQRAFEGGNDPNPASAGNLDLYRMADEWGIEFLGEGRRRTDLIRLGFFTTEKWWDHSPSNSDHLKRFPVPTAALSASNVLEQNPGY; encoded by the coding sequence ATGAAATTGACAAAATATATATTAATACTCTTTACTGTCATTATAACAAGCTGTTCTCTGGATGAGGTTTGGTATGACAGAGTGGTACCAGAAACCTTCTTTAAAACTGAAGGAGATGTATTGGCAGCACTTTACCGCCCATTTACCCATGCTAGGTGGTACCTAACTGGGGATAGATGGGTAGCTCAAGAATTTTCAGGAGACCATTTTGCCCGTACCACAAAGGGGCGACACTGGTATGATGGAGGACGTTATGCAAGATATCAGCATCATGAGTGGACTCCTGATGAATCCCAATTATTTGGCACCTGGAGAGGAACTTTACAAGGTGTTGCTTTGGCATTGGACGTAAAGCAAGACCTGGGTAAATTAAATTATCAGGAACTTGCGCTTTCAGAAGAGGACAAAGCTGCTCACCTAGGTCAATTAGATGCCTTGATTGCATTCTTCTACTTAAGAGGACTGGATTTCTATGGTGGTCTTCCAATATTCACCAGTTTGGATCAGGAAAATGTTCCTAGAAGCACTGATAAAGAAACTTTTGATCACATTGAAAGTTTGTTGAAACAAGCACTTATTGACTTATCTGTGAAAGTAGATGGTGCACCGCAGGAAGGGGCCATTACCAAAGGGGCTGCCGCAGTGATGTTGGCAAGATTGTACTTCAATGCAGAAGCCTACATAGGTGTACCTATGTACGATGAAGCAGCAGAAATATCTAAAGCAATTCTTAATAATGAATACGGCAACTATAGTCTTGACACAGATTGGAATGGGCCTCATGATTTTGAAAATGACCAATCACCAGAAATTATCTGGTCAATCCCTTCTGAATTTAACCGACTAGAGTATACCCACTATGGTCATATGTATCATTATAATTCCCGAGTATATTTTGATGTAGATTTAGGTTCTAATAACGGTACTCATTTACAACCTTCAAGAATGCCTGATGGTACTTTGTATTCAGAGGAGTTTAAATTGGGTTCACCGTACGAGAAATTTGAAGACACCGACCTTAGGAAAAAACCATTTAAATATTTTGGTTCTGGCAGTTACGAAGGAATGTTTTTAGTAGGCCCTCAAATCTCTCCAATAACAGGTGAGCAAGTTATTGGTAATGAGGAATACAACGGTAAACCTCTTGAGTTTGTGGATAAGGTTGGTAGATTTTCGGAAATCGGATCTACTTACTCTTCTATTGAGGACATTCCTTCCAATATCGGAGCAGGTGAAGAAAACACTGGTATTCGTTTGGTAAAAATCCCTGTCCCATCAAGCCAAGACCTTACTTTGAGATGGGCTGCAGATCATCCGGTTTTTAGGTTAGCAGAAGTTTATTTAATGCTGGCTGAGTGTCAATTAAGGCTAGGGGAAGAAGCAGAAGCAGCAGAATTAATCAACACTGTACGCCAAAGGGCTTTTGAAGGAGGAAATGACCCTAACCCAGCTAGTGCCGGAAATTTAGATTTGTACAGAATGGCAGACGAATGGGGTATTGAATTTTTAGGAGAAGGAAGAAGAAGAACTGACTTGATCAGGTTAGGCTTTTTCACCACTGAAAAATGGTGGGATCACTCTCCTTCTAACTCTGACCATCTGAAGCGATTCCCAGTACCTACTGCTGCACTTTCAGCAAGTAATGTACTTGAGCAAAATCCTGGTTATTAA
- a CDS encoding SusC/RagA family TonB-linked outer membrane protein — protein sequence MKQPLLNHVKPLIRLFSIAIIIQVISLDYIHAENNTGKEKSFEKAINSYLLSMDNKIRSERKSSTNLASMADVTVQGTVTDENGEPIPGVTISIPETGLGTATDLSGNYSITVPEGSTLIFSFIGFESQRIVVKNQNKIDVTLLEDVASLEEVVVVGYGSVNRENLTSAVSSLDEKDFVAGTVSPLMAIQGKVPGLSIQSTNGADPNAGISIQLRGVNSVNASQGPLIVIDGVPGGNINSVVKEDIASIEVLRDASGAAIYGTRASGGVILITTKSAKAGELTVSYTGELFVEGVRRYNEPLGRDRFLEEGLGNDIGHNTDWFDEVTNNNPMSYRNVLSFSGGVENARIRATISNNNATGLAIGSDRNDTQARINTDFTLFDGFLRITNNLSYSERQSNFSNNDIFRMALQLNPTETPYDANMPHGLNVWTGGYDWYNPVADIRLMKNQRKYSYLLNTTSLLFNLTDNLSLTARYSLNNGSNYGTYWRSAQHKTSLDEGVAGYASHSYGEFQDNTLEAFFTYDETYDLHTINAVGGYSFQEFNGQGFNANNSDFAVDGIEEHDLATGRFLSEGRAGLGSYKNPRVRLMAFFGRVNYSWNNRYLITASLRREGSSKFAKGNRWGNFTALSLGWNIHNEPFMQTQNLFTNLKLRGGFGETGNEGFAPGVATRMYGPDTWWLMNGEWRRTYGVSHNQNTDLKWETKKEYNLGIDFAILEGNISGRFDIFKRDVDDLIYDISVPQPPAIHDKTTMNVGILRNTGWEAEVTWNAIDKTNFNYVTTLIGSAYKSELVSLWGNQTFWDRKGFPAPGSPGNAVRLFPGEPIGRFFVWEHAGFTDDGNWMLRGDDGEVFDVTERTKTNQDKKFIGNAIPKVILAWNNQFTIGKFDVNAYFRAWTGHDIFNMPNFYYGIPLESRNVLVENYDDQKHIKGEKELSDYWIEDGDFLKLDVLSLGYSFDVKGNKYVKGLRVYATGQNLFVLTNYSGLNPEVNINGLDPGFEERATYPQTRTFMFGVQANF from the coding sequence ATGAAACAACCTTTATTAAATCATGTGAAACCCTTGATTCGATTGTTTTCAATTGCTATAATAATTCAAGTTATTAGCTTGGATTATATACATGCAGAAAACAATACGGGGAAAGAAAAAAGCTTTGAAAAAGCTATCAACTCGTACTTATTATCAATGGATAATAAGATCCGTTCTGAAAGGAAAAGCAGCACTAATTTAGCAAGTATGGCAGATGTGACTGTACAGGGCACAGTGACGGATGAAAACGGTGAACCCATTCCTGGTGTTACAATTTCCATTCCTGAAACCGGACTAGGAACGGCCACCGACCTTAGTGGAAATTATTCAATTACCGTTCCAGAAGGTTCAACACTTATTTTTTCTTTTATAGGGTTTGAATCCCAGCGAATTGTAGTCAAAAACCAAAATAAGATTGATGTAACCCTACTAGAAGATGTAGCTTCATTGGAAGAAGTTGTGGTCGTGGGCTATGGATCTGTCAATAGAGAAAACCTCACAAGTGCGGTCAGCTCATTGGATGAAAAGGATTTTGTAGCTGGCACTGTATCTCCTTTAATGGCCATTCAGGGAAAAGTTCCTGGATTAAGTATTCAGTCCACCAATGGTGCTGATCCCAATGCAGGTATTTCCATTCAATTGCGTGGTGTAAACTCAGTGAATGCATCTCAAGGGCCGCTAATCGTAATAGATGGGGTTCCGGGTGGCAATATCAACTCAGTAGTAAAGGAGGATATTGCCTCAATTGAAGTATTGCGTGACGCCTCTGGTGCGGCTATCTATGGTACTAGGGCCTCTGGCGGGGTTATCTTAATTACCACTAAATCTGCTAAAGCCGGCGAATTAACAGTTAGTTATACAGGTGAATTATTTGTGGAAGGAGTACGTCGTTATAATGAGCCATTGGGAAGAGATCGCTTCCTTGAAGAAGGCTTAGGTAATGATATTGGACACAATACCGATTGGTTTGATGAAGTAACCAATAACAACCCAATGAGCTATAGAAATGTATTAAGCTTTAGTGGTGGTGTAGAAAACGCTAGAATCCGTGCTACCATAAGTAACAATAATGCCACCGGCCTGGCCATTGGTTCTGATAGAAACGACACACAAGCCAGGATAAATACTGACTTCACCTTATTTGATGGCTTTTTAAGAATCACCAATAACCTTTCCTATAGTGAAAGACAGTCAAATTTTTCAAACAATGATATTTTCAGGATGGCTCTTCAGCTAAACCCTACAGAAACGCCTTATGATGCTAATATGCCACATGGGCTTAATGTATGGACCGGTGGCTATGACTGGTACAACCCTGTTGCGGATATTAGATTAATGAAAAACCAAAGGAAATATTCTTATTTATTAAATACCACTTCCTTGTTGTTTAACCTCACTGACAATCTTTCTCTTACCGCAAGGTATTCATTGAACAATGGAAGTAACTACGGAACCTACTGGAGATCTGCACAACATAAGACTTCCTTGGATGAAGGAGTAGCAGGATATGCTAGCCATAGTTATGGGGAATTCCAAGACAATACCTTGGAAGCTTTCTTCACTTACGACGAAACCTATGACCTACATACTATCAATGCTGTTGGAGGCTATAGTTTCCAGGAATTTAATGGACAGGGTTTTAATGCAAACAATTCAGATTTTGCAGTAGATGGTATTGAAGAGCATGACTTGGCTACAGGTAGGTTTTTGTCTGAAGGTAGGGCTGGATTAGGCTCTTATAAAAACCCTAGAGTAAGGTTAATGGCCTTCTTTGGAAGGGTAAATTACAGCTGGAACAATAGGTATTTGATTACTGCAAGTTTGAGAAGAGAAGGTTCTTCAAAATTTGCCAAAGGTAATAGATGGGGTAATTTCACAGCCCTTTCCTTGGGTTGGAATATTCACAACGAACCTTTTATGCAAACCCAAAATTTGTTCACCAATCTAAAACTTAGAGGTGGATTCGGAGAAACCGGGAATGAGGGATTCGCACCGGGTGTGGCAACCAGAATGTACGGCCCGGATACTTGGTGGCTAATGAATGGAGAATGGAGAAGAACCTACGGGGTCTCTCATAACCAAAATACTGACCTAAAATGGGAAACAAAAAAAGAATACAACCTCGGTATCGACTTTGCTATTCTTGAAGGAAACATTTCCGGTAGGTTTGATATCTTCAAAAGAGATGTAGATGATTTGATTTACGATATTTCTGTTCCACAACCTCCAGCTATTCACGACAAAACCACTATGAATGTAGGTATTTTACGAAATACAGGTTGGGAAGCTGAAGTCACCTGGAATGCTATTGACAAAACCAATTTCAATTATGTAACTACTTTGATTGGATCTGCCTATAAAAGTGAATTGGTAAGCCTTTGGGGAAATCAGACTTTTTGGGATAGAAAAGGTTTTCCAGCACCAGGAAGCCCTGGTAATGCTGTAAGACTTTTCCCAGGTGAACCTATAGGTAGGTTCTTTGTGTGGGAACATGCAGGATTTACAGATGATGGTAACTGGATGTTAAGAGGAGACGATGGAGAAGTATTTGATGTAACTGAAAGAACTAAAACCAATCAGGATAAAAAGTTCATTGGTAATGCCATTCCAAAAGTAATCTTGGCTTGGAACAATCAATTCACCATAGGTAAATTTGATGTAAACGCTTATTTCAGAGCTTGGACAGGACATGATATATTTAACATGCCAAATTTCTACTATGGAATACCTTTAGAGTCTAGAAATGTTTTGGTTGAAAACTATGACGACCAAAAGCATATTAAAGGAGAAAAAGAATTGAGTGATTACTGGATTGAAGATGGCGATTTCTTGAAACTTGATGTATTGTCATTAGGCTATTCTTTTGATGTAAAAGGAAATAAATACGTAAAAGGGCTTCGTGTTTATGCGACTGGACAAAATTTATTCGTACTTACAAATTATTCAGGTTTAAATCCAGAGGTTAATATTAATGGCCTGGACCCAGGGTTTGAAGAGAGGGCAACCTATCCACAAACGCGAACTTTTATGTTTGGTGTACAAGCTAATTTCTAA